In Streptomyces canus, one DNA window encodes the following:
- a CDS encoding dienelactone hydrolase family protein codes for MNAGEVGRRAFVVGAGAAMLAGGAVSPAEAGVVDGPLPDFHPALKAELDFPLAWGTSPVRDFRAWRRTARSTVEEHLLVDREDGTPYDAEFDQGPQSEGYTRELVTLSLTRHERVRAALLTPDGPGPFPAVLLLHDHGAKFDIGKEKLVRPWYDDTRLASAQTWADKYFSGRFVGDELARRGRVVLCADALGWGDRGPIAYEQQQALASNFYNLGSSLAGLMAREDARAAGFLAGLDRVDAKRVAALGFSMGAHRAWQTAALTDAVKATAAVCWMTGLREMMVPGNNTLRGQSSYYMLHPGLPRFLDFPDVASIAAPRPMLFFNGGLDPLFPADGVQVAYDKLRAVWHSRHAEERLHLKTWPDLGHVFVDRMQDEVFGWLDAVL; via the coding sequence ATGAACGCCGGTGAGGTGGGCCGACGGGCGTTCGTGGTGGGCGCCGGAGCGGCCATGCTGGCCGGGGGAGCGGTGAGCCCCGCGGAAGCCGGGGTCGTCGACGGCCCGCTGCCCGACTTCCACCCGGCGCTCAAGGCCGAGCTGGACTTCCCGCTGGCCTGGGGGACTTCACCGGTCCGTGACTTCCGCGCCTGGCGACGGACCGCGCGTTCCACGGTCGAGGAGCACCTCCTCGTCGACCGCGAGGACGGGACGCCGTACGACGCCGAATTCGACCAGGGCCCCCAAAGCGAGGGCTACACGCGGGAGTTGGTCACCCTCTCCCTCACCCGTCACGAACGCGTCCGTGCCGCCCTGCTCACTCCGGACGGCCCCGGGCCGTTCCCCGCCGTGCTGCTTCTCCACGATCACGGGGCGAAGTTCGACATCGGCAAGGAGAAACTGGTCCGGCCCTGGTACGACGACACTCGGCTCGCCTCCGCGCAGACCTGGGCGGACAAGTACTTCAGCGGCCGTTTCGTCGGCGACGAGCTGGCCCGGCGCGGCCGTGTCGTCCTGTGCGCGGACGCGCTCGGCTGGGGCGACCGCGGACCGATCGCCTACGAACAACAGCAGGCCCTCGCCTCCAACTTCTACAACCTCGGCTCCTCCCTCGCAGGTCTCATGGCCCGCGAGGACGCCCGCGCCGCCGGCTTCCTCGCCGGTCTCGACCGGGTGGATGCCAAAAGGGTCGCGGCTCTCGGGTTCTCCATGGGCGCTCACCGCGCCTGGCAGACCGCCGCGCTGACCGACGCCGTCAAGGCCACGGCGGCCGTCTGCTGGATGACCGGCCTCAGGGAAATGATGGTGCCCGGCAACAACACCCTGCGCGGGCAGTCCAGTTACTACATGCTCCACCCGGGGCTGCCCCGGTTCCTCGACTTCCCCGACGTGGCGAGCATCGCCGCCCCCAGGCCGATGCTCTTCTTCAACGGCGGGCTCGACCCGCTGTTCCCCGCCGACGGCGTACAGGTCGCGTACGACAAGCTGCGCGCCGTCTGGCACTCCCGCCACGCCGAGGAGCGGTTGCACCTGAAGACATGGCCGGACCTTGGCCATGTCTTCGTCGACCGCATGCAGGACGAGGTCTTCGGCTGGCTCGACGCCGTCCTGTAA
- a CDS encoding right-handed parallel beta-helix repeat-containing protein: MSRRTALIATAALALGSGLAVLPTQAQAATVVVSTSTDLSNAIKNATAGTVIQVRGGTYYPTATLQSTANGSSSAPVTLTAYGAETVKIDGSSLPDGDWIFKLTADYWNVSNITFQNSPDSAVVCQSCTGTVWNNIKTVNGGDSGFTLTGDGTVNNTVKNIDSYGNYDAANHGENADGIAVKFGSGTGNLITGARLYNNSDDGIDFWSFSSPVTVEHTWSMGNGVNRWSDSAFAGDGNGYKLGGDGEVVAHVINNSAAWGNAGNGFTENSNTGAIVINRTTAYANSKWGYYFATSSAKLGKNLAVSNGGGSVSKGSKVTSSGNNWDSGISTPAFKSTDASTTYNARSSSGTLPATTFLTTGSTTIGATMN, translated from the coding sequence ATGTCTCGTCGTACCGCTCTCATCGCCACGGCCGCCCTCGCCCTCGGCTCCGGCCTCGCCGTTCTCCCCACCCAGGCCCAGGCCGCGACGGTCGTCGTCAGCACCTCGACCGACCTGTCCAACGCCATCAAGAACGCCACCGCCGGCACCGTCATCCAGGTCCGCGGCGGCACCTACTACCCGACGGCCACCCTCCAGTCCACGGCAAACGGCAGCTCCTCCGCGCCGGTCACGCTCACCGCGTACGGCGCGGAGACCGTGAAGATCGACGGCTCGTCGCTCCCCGACGGCGACTGGATCTTCAAGCTGACCGCCGACTACTGGAACGTCTCCAACATCACCTTCCAGAACTCCCCGGACAGCGCGGTCGTCTGCCAGTCCTGCACCGGGACGGTCTGGAACAACATCAAGACCGTCAACGGCGGCGACTCCGGCTTCACGCTCACCGGAGACGGGACCGTCAACAACACGGTCAAGAACATCGACTCCTACGGCAACTACGACGCCGCGAACCACGGCGAGAACGCCGACGGCATCGCCGTGAAGTTCGGCTCCGGCACCGGCAACCTCATCACCGGTGCCCGCCTCTACAACAACTCGGACGACGGGATCGACTTCTGGTCCTTCTCCTCGCCCGTCACGGTCGAGCACACCTGGTCCATGGGCAACGGCGTCAACCGCTGGTCCGACTCCGCCTTCGCGGGCGACGGCAACGGCTACAAGCTGGGCGGCGACGGCGAGGTCGTCGCACACGTCATCAACAACTCCGCGGCCTGGGGCAACGCCGGCAACGGGTTCACCGAGAACTCCAACACCGGCGCGATCGTCATCAACCGCACCACCGCCTACGCCAACAGCAAGTGGGGCTACTACTTCGCCACCAGCTCCGCGAAACTCGGCAAGAACCTCGCGGTGAGCAACGGCGGCGGCTCGGTCAGCAAGGGCTCCAAGGTCACCTCGTCCGGCAACAACTGGGACAGCGGGATCAGCACTCCCGCGTTCAAGTCGACGGACGCCTCGACGACGTACAACGCCCGCAGCTCCAGCGGCACCCTGCCCGCCACCACGTTCCTGACGACGGGCAGCACCACCATCGGCGCCACCATGAACTGA
- a CDS encoding HAD family acid phosphatase: MHKSLRIAAVATACAVAGGALYGAGAATAGQSTANSTHEPYNIGLLVKDIDTYYGTAADANGVYQASPTSPYAKDLASLDKAARKYIDQATRKAHHKGEKPAVVFDIDDTLLLSLDYEKRYNYTYNATTWADYVNRADRPAVFGSPELVQYAEKKGVEVFYNSGLSEAQRSAAVENLKKIGADVNLDTDHVFLKDKANPPSYLSACATPGTWTCTTVQYKSGTRAHIEKDLGYEIIANFGDQYSDLDGGYADRTYKLPNPTYFVS, from the coding sequence ATGCATAAGTCACTGCGTATCGCAGCCGTCGCCACCGCCTGTGCGGTCGCCGGCGGCGCCCTGTACGGCGCCGGCGCGGCCACCGCCGGTCAGTCCACGGCGAACTCCACGCACGAGCCCTACAACATCGGGCTCCTGGTCAAGGACATCGACACCTACTACGGCACCGCGGCCGACGCGAACGGTGTCTACCAGGCGTCCCCCACCAGCCCGTACGCCAAGGACCTCGCGTCCCTCGACAAGGCGGCCCGGAAGTACATCGACCAGGCCACCCGCAAGGCGCACCACAAGGGCGAGAAGCCCGCCGTCGTCTTCGACATCGACGACACGCTGCTGCTCAGCCTCGACTACGAGAAGCGCTACAACTACACGTACAACGCGACCACATGGGCCGACTACGTGAACCGGGCCGACCGCCCGGCCGTCTTCGGCAGCCCCGAGCTCGTGCAGTACGCCGAGAAGAAGGGCGTCGAGGTCTTCTACAACTCGGGTCTCAGCGAGGCGCAGCGCTCGGCGGCGGTCGAGAACCTGAAGAAGATCGGTGCCGACGTGAACCTCGACACCGACCACGTGTTCCTCAAGGACAAGGCGAACCCGCCGTCCTACCTGAGCGCCTGCGCCACGCCGGGCACCTGGACCTGCACCACCGTGCAGTACAAGTCCGGCACCCGCGCGCACATCGAGAAGGACCTCGGGTACGAGATCATCGCCAACTTCGGCGACCAGTACTCCGACCTCGACGGCGGTTACGCCGACCGGACGTACAAGCTCCCGAACCCGACGTACTTCGTGAGCTAG
- a CDS encoding family 43 glycosylhydrolase, whose product MRPRILLVACLSLLLALLTAPAGSAHSGAPPVSHPKYAGYLFAYFTGEGTADGEQIRYALSRGNDPLHWRELNQGKPVLTSTIGEKGLRDPFVIRSPKGDKFYLIATDLRMYKNSSGSWDDVQRHGSKSIMIWESTDLVHWTDQRLVKVAPDNAGNTWAPEAYWDDSLGEYVVFWASKLYADDDPGHTGSTYNKMLYATTKDFRTFSAPKVWDDPGYSVIDSTVVKYKDTYYRYTKDERDPTSSSPCAKFITGEKSTSLTATKYDLVADCIGSGAMDRGEGPTVFKSNTEKKWYLFIDEYGGRGYVPFETTDLDSGRWTPSTNYQLPANPRHGTVLPVTQKEYDRLLAAYPSTPASVVDATAAGQKGYAIVTEAASKVVLPVQTDTDLTHLAPKIAVGEGASIAPRSGTRRDFRRPQSYTVTAANGTSRSWTVEAVRTGSPVLPGLNADPDVHYLNGEYWIYPTTDGFNGWSGTRFKAYSSKDLVHWKDHGVVLDLGADVSWADKYAWAPAIAEKNGKYYFYFCAEQQIGVAVADSPAGPFKDALGKPLVAKGGSLQGQMIDPAVFTDDDGTSYLYWGNGHGYVVPLNDDMTSYDAAAVKDITPDNFREGSFVIKRHGTYYFMWSEDDTRSENYHVAYATGPSPLGPWTKKGTILSKRPEYGILATGHHSVVNVPGTDDWYIVYHRFALNGPGKPGGDGMHRETTIDRMEFAADGTIKPVVPTLEGIRPVKN is encoded by the coding sequence ATGCGCCCTCGTATCCTCCTCGTCGCCTGTCTCTCGCTACTGCTGGCCCTTCTCACCGCACCGGCCGGTTCCGCCCACTCAGGAGCACCACCCGTGAGTCACCCCAAGTACGCCGGCTACCTCTTCGCCTACTTCACCGGCGAGGGCACCGCCGACGGCGAGCAGATCCGCTACGCCCTCAGCCGCGGCAACGACCCCCTGCACTGGCGCGAGCTGAACCAGGGCAAGCCGGTCCTGACGTCGACGATCGGCGAGAAGGGCCTGCGCGACCCCTTCGTGATCCGCTCCCCGAAGGGCGACAAGTTCTATCTGATCGCCACCGACCTGCGCATGTACAAGAACAGCAGCGGCAGTTGGGACGACGTCCAGCGGCACGGCAGCAAGTCGATCATGATCTGGGAGTCCACCGACCTGGTCCACTGGACCGACCAGCGCCTGGTGAAGGTCGCCCCGGACAACGCGGGCAACACCTGGGCGCCGGAGGCCTATTGGGACGACAGCCTCGGTGAGTACGTCGTCTTCTGGGCGTCGAAGCTGTACGCCGACGACGACCCCGGGCACACCGGATCGACGTACAACAAGATGCTGTACGCGACCACGAAGGACTTCCGCACCTTCAGCGCGCCCAAGGTCTGGGACGACCCCGGCTACTCGGTCATCGACTCGACGGTCGTGAAGTACAAGGACACCTACTACCGCTACACCAAGGACGAGCGGGACCCCACCTCCAGCTCGCCCTGCGCCAAGTTCATCACCGGCGAGAAGTCGACGAGTCTGACCGCGACCAAGTACGACCTGGTCGCGGACTGCATCGGCAGCGGGGCGATGGACCGCGGTGAGGGTCCGACGGTGTTCAAGTCGAACACGGAGAAGAAGTGGTACCTGTTCATCGACGAGTACGGCGGTCGCGGATACGTCCCCTTCGAGACCACCGACCTCGACTCGGGCAGGTGGACCCCGTCCACGAACTACCAGCTGCCCGCGAATCCCCGGCACGGCACGGTGCTTCCGGTGACGCAGAAGGAGTACGACCGGCTGCTGGCCGCGTATCCGTCGACGCCCGCCTCGGTCGTGGACGCGACGGCCGCGGGTCAGAAGGGGTACGCGATCGTCACCGAGGCCGCGTCGAAGGTCGTGCTCCCGGTGCAGACCGACACCGACCTCACGCACCTCGCTCCGAAGATCGCCGTGGGTGAGGGCGCGAGCATCGCCCCCAGGTCCGGTACCCGGCGCGATTTCCGCAGGCCGCAGTCGTACACCGTGACAGCCGCCAACGGCACCAGCCGCAGCTGGACGGTCGAGGCGGTGCGGACCGGAAGCCCCGTCCTCCCCGGCCTCAACGCCGACCCGGACGTGCACTATCTGAACGGCGAGTACTGGATCTACCCGACCACCGACGGCTTCAACGGCTGGAGCGGGACGCGGTTCAAGGCGTACTCGTCGAAGGACCTGGTCCACTGGAAGGACCACGGGGTCGTCCTCGACCTCGGCGCGGACGTGTCGTGGGCCGACAAGTACGCGTGGGCGCCGGCGATCGCGGAGAAGAACGGGAAGTACTACTTCTACTTCTGTGCCGAGCAGCAGATCGGCGTGGCGGTGGCGGACTCCCCCGCCGGTCCCTTCAAGGACGCGCTGGGCAAACCCCTGGTGGCGAAGGGCGGTTCGCTCCAGGGCCAGATGATCGACCCGGCCGTCTTCACGGACGACGACGGGACGTCGTACCTCTACTGGGGCAACGGGCACGGCTATGTCGTCCCGCTGAACGACGACATGACGTCCTACGACGCCGCCGCGGTGAAGGACATCACCCCGGACAACTTCCGCGAGGGATCCTTCGTGATCAAGCGGCACGGCACGTACTACTTCATGTGGTCCGAGGACGACACCCGCAGCGAGAACTACCACGTCGCCTATGCGACGGGACCGTCCCCGCTCGGCCCGTGGACCAAGAAGGGGACGATCCTGTCCAAGCGTCCCGAGTACGGCATCCTCGCCACCGGCCACCACTCCGTGGTGAACGTCCCCGGCACCGACGACTGGTACATCGTCTATCACCGGTTCGCCCTGAACGGGCCGGGGAAGCCCGGCGGCGACGGAATGCACCGCGAAACCACCATCGACCGGATGGAGTTCGCGGCGGACGGCACGATCAAGCCCGTGGTACCGACCCTCGAGGGGATCCGGCCGGTGAAGAACTAG